The genomic DNA TAAAGGGACTtctataatttttacatttatctgTTTAATCACGTTTACAGCattgattattttgtttattatctaAAGGTATATCAAAATATGCAGTCTACCATATTTTCTCATCCTGGAGCTTTCACGAGACCGAATTGGTGGCAAGATATAATAACATGGCAATTAAACAAGCAATCTAAACTAtaacaatttaaaacatattttatgaaCAAAGTTGgggattattttattgttgaaggTGGTTATGGGAAGATGAAATTTATTGCTAAATAAAAGGATTGTTTCTAGCTATGCACTTGATTTTTGGGTAAATCTGAGTGATGATATTTTGTTGTGAAAACGCCTTATTAAATGGCAAGCAAGTTGCTAATCGTTAAAAAGGTCTTCTCCGTATATTCTTTTTGAAGTTGGTTTGGGTGAAtacactgaacaacaaaaaaaattaccggagtaGAGGTTAAACATCCTCACTAAGTTTCACCCTCAAAATTCGaatataacaatgatttttgttgctttttttgtttgttagatattatcgtttaaaaaaatgcccaatttttacagttttttggctttaacTCAAAATGTAGTATTGCAatgccaaaaatgagtattagaatcaatagtcattcgtttttcctattgattgtgacttTTTAAAGTCacaatcaatattattttaatacttataattgattatctagcgaattttaaaagacaaaaatttaccttttttacacatttttttcgtgATGTAATGACTTTTCTAACTAACTTTTCACTTTACCACGTTAATAAAGATTGGTTTTCATTCTCaataattttttatctaaacaaaCCAATTCAAGCGGTTAGtgtcttttaaatttcaataatgtgtaataagtgaatttaaaattctaaattttgtatgctactagtttataataaattatataaacttataaagcattttttattttataaaataattttttattttctccaaaataatatgGTCACCGTAGGTATAGTACAAGTTAAGCTGTATTCCTACAGGTgtaaatcaaatgttatttttaaagtatgaagtaaatttagaTCCCTGCTTGATAATGAATCgacctatcaaaattgttttaagcaattctgtCGCGaattgcttaaaataattttgataggattggcgttttatattgtttatattgtaaagttattggcagcgttaacactagcggtAGATACCGCGTTATTTGACGGCGTGGAAACATACAGCGTGTTCCAATTTTTCACCAATCCGCGAGCCACACGACGCCCCTCCATAACTCGGGCAGTACCCATAGGATTGCCTTGGGGGGATGTCGTCGATATTTCAGAGAGCGTGTCGCCAACATATTTACGACATTTGCTCGGCTCATTACTTTATTCAATTATCTTtctatttacccggcttcgctcggtatttgtaatataaaccgcttaaacatggccaatctaatgtgGTAAACCAACGTGTGATACCGCTTCTTCTGTCATAACAAAATGCAGTGCATACCATCACCTCATAACCactttattgttcaattatcgTACTCTACTCATAACTGGTCATCTAAACACGCAACTTTTATTGTTCGcagcacacccacacccacacccacaccacaGCCTTCTACCAATCGAAACTCCAAGCGAGATGACATGACGAAACTACACCGTCACTTCTCTCGCCcttctccatatatatgtacatatatacatatatgggggtGGTATAtgagtacaaatatatatatatatatatatatatatatatatatatatatatatatatattgattaggTAATATCGGACCATTTACAGAAGATAgaatatgtaaaatcaaaattgttttattttaaaaaacggaCAGATTTATAGAattcacaaatatcaaaatgtcaatattgaaGTACCTACCTAGTTCGTTTTGTGAccctcatttattaaaaaatgttgctaatttattgaaaaatgtgattttcaggaaagagttgaaaaaaatagagcaatctaaAAGGTCGGGCTGCGAAGCTGatgagatatatacatataccatctTCCTCGACATTTCACGAACTGAGCTTTTTGGCCAACGTAGAAAAACCCGTGCTGACTATGGTAATCATCTTGATTATATTACTacttttggaaaataatttatttattaggtaCTATTCGACCACATCAACTTTAGTCTCGGCCCGATGATCAAGAAGTAtataaaggtaaaaataaaaaccaaagtaatataaaaactttatttatattacttattatatagtaaacattttacataaacaaaaaaacaaattataatgaaatacaataataaaggaggtatgtaaaaaataaatgatgactagatgattatgtttatgtgtgatgttgtttgatgttttataaaattttttgaaGCCAACCCTTCTGTTATTCATATACCcggattgtatttaatatttttaggaaTGTGGATAATTGGCGGACGTTTGGTAATGTGTGTTGATGGTTCCAACCCTTCTATTACTTGTATTTTGGGTGAATTGAAGCTAGTATTCTCGGGTATGTGGATAACATGTGGCGATGAGTTTGATAAAGATGTGAGagataatgaattattaatttcagtataatacaaatttttcgtttgagcttcatatattatattgtttatggcATGTGCTTTATCTAATTTTAGTTTCGGATTTAAGCCTTTTAAACTCTCAATCCAGGACGCACACATTAGATCGAAAGAAGTTTGGGGAGATTCAACAATGGGCCGAGACAGTATAGTGCATGCTTGTGCAAGcagctcattttttttgttcggcctattctttgttattttcggCACCTTCATCGTCATCATTAAGAGACGAATATATCAAAGACTCTTTTTGTACTACTTCATTTTGGTGTTGTTGAGAATAatcttcctgaaaaaaaaaaaaaattaatttaaaatttttcagatgCCAACAACAGATGCAGAATGAATCGAAATCGCAAATGAATTTGGAAAACTTTACAATTTCCCCAGATGCATTGGAAGTCTAGATGGCAaacacattgaaattattaaacctCGAATTTCAGGTCCCTCATACTACAATTATAAAGGCTTTTATAGCATTGTCCTCATGGCTTTGGTTAATGCGAGAAAAGAGTTCATCATGATTGATGTAGGAACAAACGGAAAAATCTCAGATGGTGGAGTTTTATTCTATACGAAATTTTGGGAACTCTATGAACAACGCAAATTAAATTTGCCAGAGCCATGTCCATTGCCCAACACCACGACGAATTTTCCATATGTATTAGTAGCTGATGATATTGCATTAGAAGAAGACAAAGACACAATAACTAGCCTTTCCACTTCTTTTAATCGAAATGCTAAGTCAGATGCAAAAACAGTCACAGACGAGTTTCGACAGTATTTCTTCGATGAGAAAAGAAGAACAGCCTTGTAACCTTGTAGACACCGTGGTAGGTCAACctatataattatcattattatttacttgtttttttactatacatatttctttcttgctttttatttttttactatctttgttattcttttttatgtatatttgtattatattgatttttttaaataaaataatttcatttgtgatccgtaattattatttaccgtaataatttttcatattgctatgctacattatatttatatacatatattcaaagacATGGTTAtatctagtcaccggacccagaaggtgccgcgtattgttcaaaggttgtaaatgcattgttaaaggtttgcggaaccttttttacaaaggatttacaacaatgtatagcactgtgactatcctacctctagttatatcgCACTATCATCGAAAATCACCATAAGCTAGGGTTGCCAAGTGTCATggacaaaaaaagagaacatttaacaaaaaaatgtttattttacaattttctttataattgtgcGGGAAAAGATTATATCTATAAGGCCGGTCAtacagtgagtatgtaccgtttaccatgcaccctctttttttgatatttcgacttaagatctttcgattttcgatctttgcgttttcggtaatatcagattccggctcgtcacgtagacccccatAAGGCTAAGGTAtcacaataatttttaaaacaaatttacacaaaagtccaattatctcaaaggaaatattatatgacttattccactttcataataaccggaatatacatatgtagttaggaacttaaaaagtgcgcttaaaaattaattgttgaatttaatcatcttcattcTCACTCAATTTCATCACCTCTgttgctatatttatttatacactgctaatttgattcaaaagtttcttattttctttataaaattctaaactaTCCCATGTACGCGTTCGATGAATGCCacgttttttctatatgtatctaaaaaaaccacgtcccacattcaccgctgtctgatttcgccctcaTGCCATCTTCATGGTGTTTAATGTTGTTTTCAGTCCATTGTCGAATTACTATCATCGGGCCGAGACTAAAGTTGATGTGGTCGAATAGtacctaataaataaattattttccaaaagtAGTAATATAATCAAGATGATTACCATAGTCAGCACGGGTTTTTCTACGTTGGCCAAAAAGCTCAGTTCGTGAAATGTCGAGGAagatggtatatgtatatatctcatCAGCTCCGCAGCCCGACCTTttagattgctctatttttttcaactctttcctgaaaatcacatttttcaataaattagcaacattttttaataaatgagggTCACAAAACGAACTAGGTAGGTACttcaatattgacattttgatatttgtgaatTCTATAAATCTGtccgttttttaaaataaaacaattttgattttacatattcTATCTTCTGTAAATGGTCCGATATTACctaatcaatatatataaatatatatatatatatatatatatatatatatatatatatatatatatatatatttgtactcaTATACCacccccatatatgtatatatgtacatatatatggagaagGGCGAGAGAAGTGACGGTGTAGTTTCGTCATGTCATCTCGCTTGGAGTTTCGATTGGTAGAAGGCTGTGGTGTGGGTGTGCTGCGAACAATAAAAGTTGCGTGTTTAGATGACCAGTTATGAGTAGAGTAcgataattgaacaataaagtGGTTATGAGGTGATGGTTATGCACTGCATTTTGTTATGACAGAAGAAGCGGTATCACACGTTGGTTTACGGCCAGTACCTGGGGAGCTGCcacattagattggccatgtttaagcggtttatattacaaataccgagcgaagccgggtaaatagaAAGATAATTGAATAAAGTAATGAGCCGAGCAAATGTCGTAAATATGTTCGCGACACGCTCTCTGAAATATCGACGACATCCCCCCAAGGCAATCCTATGGGTTCTGCCCGAGTTATGGAGGGGCGTCGTGTGGCTCGCGGATTGGTGAAAAATTGGAACACGCTGTATGTTTCCACGCCGTCAAATAACGCGGTATCTaccgctagtgttaacgctgccatTAAGAGAGACGTCCGTAGactagggttgccatacgtcccagtTTACGGTGACATGTCCCCGTTTTGAGGCTTGCGTCCCAGTGTCCCCTTCAGAAGGATATTTGTCCCAGGTTttccatatatattatttaaaaatatatatttccgataatatataattaagtgCGTTTGCACAATGGTAACACACGGCTAGTGGCTATATTTGTCAAATGGTAATACTGTATTCCCCATTGGTACGCCCAATGGTACGCCCATTCTTCGGACATGGATTGCATCATAATATGCCATTTTGTCAAAGTCGGACGGGAGCTCGATGTTTTCACCTATTTGCGTTGTGATTCGGGAAGACACTaggtttttccaattttctcttCGAGACACCAGGTTACCCACTTATTCATTTCATAATATAGGTGATTCATTAAACTTGAAAAATTTTTACAACCATGGGAAAATAAAGTATCATTTTTCTGACGAAAACACAAAGGAGTGGTcatgtattaaaaaaaggaaGGAATGAATACGAAGCACACTGTTAAATTTGCAATACTGTTATATCAATTCAATATAGTGGAAAATTCAGCATAAAAGAGCATATTAAATCCGAAACTCATAATTCAAGATTGGTATCTGTATCGTCCGCCAAAAATATTTCTTCTTATTTGATTAAGCAAAATCCCAGGAATATCTTTTGATATCTGCTTTCAATTGACACAGTAGAAAGCATAATTCAGTGCGTTttgaattataaaatgtcatgcatcgaattttataattatgtaaaaggGAAAAGGAACTCCTTCAAAAAGCGAAAAAGTCAGAAAAGTATGATTGGGCAACAAAGAGCAATGCAGATCAAGTTCAAGAAGTTGGGGAAGAGTGAAGACAAGAAAgaatgagtaaaattaaattaaattaaacatgattcaattacaatctgttaatattatacataattaaacatgattcaatttcttataatttaactatcaaaaaatataataaattatttttattggggggggggggtgtccccGTGCTATGgtccgacaattatggcaaccctaccgtagaccgatgacgtcatggtgacgccgaccaatggtggagtcgggcgttgcggccaatcgCTGCGCCAGACTCCTCGACCTGTAATGtaatacgtgtatgcgctgagcgctttATGATATAAGtatggtacgctctcgatcggtggcatttGGATCCTGGCCTCCACCTGACGAGCAGctaataaagacttggaacctgattgcgtgttttcttgtacctcgacctgactccacttacctctgtatgtaggtgggtaggcagtttttacaaattttttttcatactacacaattaaatataaatattaaatttaatatatttcaaaggtatttgaaaaaaatacgaccacgtgcggatcgaacacaggactgacacatttcttttatttaataacttgatatgccataacccattcgatgatattttatcgggCACATCACTAGTTTCGATAGAAAGACGAAGTATGCGAATGCGATGCAAATGaattggtaattggattattagtcacattgcgatcgcccaaaagacaattttgccATAAAAATAGCGAATACGGAATAAATTCGCATTGAGTCAATGCCATTGACAAATGCAACACTTGAATGCATCTACACATTTTCATGTAGTGGCAGTACTGTAAATTTCCAGTTTGTGTTTGAGTCGGATGCTTTACGTAAATAGCCGATTGTTACGttgaggtgggtggaggatccaagtaaaaggccaaagtcgtatcacagcatctattgatgattaaggagatacacgcactggcagtgctccgtccagaatgtcttgatatcgcccaagtaccgccttataaggggcaggttgCTCAAAgcatcttcaacgtccggtttgcttgcctattgttatggtcacgtactagatgtctCACGCTACCGGTGTgggttctaagaactccacgggaatgcgaccgagtaccGCTATCGCAGCTAAGTGCActcgggggagataatcctcgaaaccaattataacggtcgcacagtgtcagggatgcgcctcggcttaatccgattgcacttaaccggcggctctttttagtatacctAACACTATTAATTATTATCGCTTGTTCGAAATACGCGGTTTGCAAGTGGCAACTACGACGGTCTCGGAATTTAGATTCCGAGATAAAGAGTCATCTTAATTTGGATATAAAGAGTTTTCATCCaaggttataaattattttcaatatcatttggtttcattcgttcaaaaatataattctattatttattcatattttcatcCCACTAGAAAATAGAACGACCAAAATCAACAGTTTGGAATCACTTTAAAAGAATCCGGAACAAGTAAGAAGTTTGTAGctgtatgtagatattgtgAAACGAAATATAACTTTCCAAATGCTACAAAAATGACAAATCATTTATCTACGTGCGCTTAGTATCGAGAAAATAGAGAAAAAATTACGTAGTTGAGACGTCACTTTTAATGGATACCGATATTATTGACTTATGTAGATGCAATAGATCAGCCCACTACTTCTGAATCTTCATGCCTTGCATCTACTGCACGTTTACCTAGCATAAGACGTAGGCGAATAGAATCATATTATGACAATATTACTGGTTCTGAATGTCATCAACTTGATAGAGCATTTGCTAAAGTAATATATACACCAAACTGTCCTTTATCTATTGttgaaatataaaacataaaattttcaatgttaaagaggattttgtaatatattaaatgtattgtatgaataaatattatatttgcaaaccaaataattttataaaaactttctttaattattacctatgtactaaaatatgttgtattattttggtCAATCTCAAATACAGttttatgtcaaaataaaaaCTCCAATTTTCCCAGTTTCcggtttttacaaacctcctttatttcCCCAATTTTTCGTTTCATTCCcaggttttttcccgttcgtTCAAAATTCCCATTTTTGCCCATCTCtatttgtgaccaataatcaccatACCAAATGCAAGGGTGACCGTCACCACACCGacagtcaaaagatcgaaaatgttcgtttaccatgcataactatgaaaaacggttagtatatgtatatatattagtggcgtgcggtaaaactctctctccaccccgtcgtacatcctcacttaatttgcgcgagcaggatacaacaggaacaagaggaacaggcttttcctcccgaatcctgcgcgcgcacattatacaaggctgtatgacattaagagagataatttcaccacatgccactcatatatattatatatacatagtaccgtttaccatgcacccttttttttttgatctttcgacttctTATATAAATCTAACATAATACTTCTATGGTGACCAGTTATCatacgaccaatttttaatttttgggtgaggccagttttctcgtgaagggtgatcacgtgtgaccgatctagagcgaccgttTATCCTGTGaatggtttacatatgactagtagtccgtttacccacaACTTCTTTGGTACGAGTTGTCAGTGAGCAGTTTCACATTTACCAGTAAGTTGGTATAACTAGTACCAAAATTTAGACAACAAATGTCTAAAATGGCTGTTGCTGTCAGAGTCAATGCaaggacgatggagtgcaggctttgtcttggaccagctcctcccgagtcttccgtctccatcttcggcgatcctcatccacagcgtctggagcaacgcattcggacctgctgtcaaatttatgtcgGTTGCTGATTACAGGTTACAATTATTGTGGACCCCATTGGTTAATTCTTCTCTTAATCCTACTCTTTCacctgcaggttaaaagaggcgacgGGTTGCCGGAtacggtgtgtctttcgtgtaagactaatctggaattgttaatcagctttcgagaggcttgttttcgaaccaacgaaacgtctcaactgaggttagatgattgttcgaagatcaagactgaagaagttttttTGGAAGATataatatgggacgatgagccttcactaccGACAATTCACCGAGAGAAtaatgaaatttgttcaaagccaTTTCGTAAACCTAGCCTCGaggcacataaaaaattgcatactgggatacaaccgttcaaatgtgacacttgtttaaaatcatttattcataaagatcaacttgtgttacatttaaaatctcacacgggggaaaagccttacaattgtgaaatttgtttaaaatcatattctaaAAAATTTTACCTTAGAAGACATAACAaaatgcatactgggataaaatcatacaagtgtgaaatttgtctaaaatcatttactcaacaaTCTTACCTTAGAAGACATaacaaattgcatactgggataaaatcatacaaatgtgacatttgtttaaaatcatttattcataaaattgaacttgtgttacatttaagatctcacacaggggaaaagccttacaagtgtgaaatttgtctaaaatcattttctatacAATCTAACCTTAGAAGACATaacaaattgcatactgggataaaatcatacaaatgtgacatttgtttaaaatcatttattcaaaaaattgaacttgtgtcacatttaagatctcacacaggggaaaagccttacaagtgtgaaatttgtttaaaatcatattctaaaaaatctagccttgtgacaCATGCAAAAcagcatactgggataaaaccacacaaaataTTGCATACTAGGATaaaaaaactacacaaatgtgaaatttgtttaaaatcattttttcgtAAATCTAGACTTGTGATACATctaagatctcacacaggggaaaagccttacaagtgtgaaatttgtttaaaatcatattctaaaaaaatttaCCTTAGAAGACATAACAaaatgcatactgggataaaatcatacaagtgtgaaatttgtctaaaatcatttactcaacaaTCTTACCTTAGAAGACATaacaaattgcatactgggataaaatcatacaaatgtgacatttgtttaaaatcatttattcataaaattgaacttgtgttacatttaagatctcacacaggggaaaagccttacaagtgtgaaatttgtctaaaatcattttctatacAATCTAACCTTAGAAGACATaacaaattgcatactgggatataatcatacaaatgtgacatttgtttaaaatcatttattcaaaaaattgaacttgtgtcacatttaagatctcacacaggggaaaagccttacaagtgtgaaatttgtttaaaatcatattctaaaaaatctagccttgtgacaCATGCAAAAcagcatactgggataaaaccacacaaaataTTGCATACTAGGATaaaaaaactacacaaatgtgaaatcatTTTTTCGTAAATCTAGACTTGTGATACATctaagatctcacacaggggaaaagccttagaagtgtgaaatttgtctaaaatcatttactcatcAATCTTACCTTAGAAGACATAACAaaatgcatactgggataaaatcatacaaatgtgacatttgtttaaaatcatttagacataaatataaacttgtgttacatttaagatcccacacgggggaaaagcagTGATGTGCTGTAAAAATTCTATTAACCGACTTGCACGTTGGCAAACACCCTCCCACccccatttttatacaattttcttttcaaattgtaaataaaaaatttcatacattacaaaaaaaaagttgtttttatttttatcatacattacaaaattatttatttaccttaaataaattatacattacaTAAATTCATTCCATATAGTATTTTGATTGTCATTCGAAATTTTAACTGTGACTGGTCTTATTCGTCTATCACAGTGATGGAGAACCTATGACAAGGAGCCTTTTGAATAACCCACGTGTTGACgcgtgaaaattaaaataaaaaataccaataacGTTGAAGTGAAATGTACTAGTCTTGACATTTTTAAAGAattcaataatacatttaaagaaATGGATATCAACTTACAGAACATTGTTTCTGTGATGACGGTGCTCCCAATATGGTGggaaaaaatattggttttattCAGCAGCTTCAGCAAACTCTTAGACATTCTCTgattgaatttcattttataatacatcagCTAGTTCTATGTGCGAAGCAAGGTTTATAAACATTTTCCAATATAATGCCAGTTGTAATAATATTCATCAACTTCATAAATGCAAGAGGTcttaatttacatttttgacGTTGACCTTCATTTTTTGCTCTTCACTTgtaaaagtacaaaaaaaaaaaaaagtaaacgtaAACCTTTTGGAGGATCAACTGTTGAACTTTTCTGTTAACAAATTTTAGGATTTCCAAATATATTAGTATTGCTGCGTGGACGTTAGGCGGGTTTCGGGGATCGGAGAGAAAAACGCAGTTGGGTTGTAGaagttgtttatttttgtttttgaggTAAGTGAGAAGCTTTAGATGTGATGCCAAGATTTACTGATAACTCGGGACTCGTGGTGGTGACCGAGTGTCTCGAAAACCTCGACATCACTCGGGAGTTCACTTTATGTCGTACAAAGGCATTTGCGCATTACATTGGTTAATCATTACATTacattgcaagtttgtctcagcgtagaagggtttctgatttgttcattttatataagattgctaatggtattcttgacacatctgttttaagcgagattaattttaacgttaatgcccgattcaccagatgcacaaatcttttttatccaccaatttgtcaaagcaacacctctttcaatagtgcaatcgttcgtttatgccgtatttacgatagcttagatgattgtcctgacgtctttagtgactcttttagtatttttaggacaaaggtgaagaaaataatatgtggttgatttgcttcctcacccttatagtctttcttttttactttatctgtttcttttctttttttttaaatcttgatgtttttgtaattttacttttttatatcaccatgtaaatggaatattatatttttatttatgtttattattattttttgtctcattatacaactttctttttatattttattctgtatgtgtgcctatttaaataaaataaaataaaaaatctctaACTTTCTCTATAAGGACGTGGTCATACATCACGATGTTCAGTTTATTCAAAGTGATTTGGTTCGTGTTGCTGACCAACAACCTCTTGTTGAGCCGTCTCGGCCTCCCTTTGGTAACTCTTACTTGCCATTAAATAATGTGGCAAGATTAGTGCAGGCCTCATGGAATCAAGGTAAtggtaatattttcaattccgATTATGCAGGTATTCAATATTGTGCTATGGTGCTTGCCAATATTGTCAGAGATGCCTTTCTGCATgctattttaaacaatttaataaataaaacacatgaatattcaaataaatttaataaaatgttcaaccagatcaataaaaacaaatttaacttaaaactaacaaaaatgAGCTTATGGACATAAACGTCAATTGACACCAACAAAAACCTTAATTGTTTTTCAGAGttcaaataactttttaaatttaaatttctacgaatttttctaatatattacgtgaatgttataatatttaaaatatttatgtatgtgtataaatccACTagcttttaaatttgaattcaatagtgcaatttgatatttttgcgttGCTTTTCTGACATTTAAAGATCTGTTcataccagtggcggctcgtcctaatgggctgccgggctgcagcccctcctataaaattctaa from Arctopsyche grandis isolate Sample6627 chromosome 1, ASM5162203v2, whole genome shotgun sequence includes the following:
- the LOC143919861 gene encoding uncharacterized protein LOC143919861, giving the protein MSKMAVAVRVNARTMECRLCLGPAPPESSVSIFGDPHPQRLEQRIRTCCQIYVKRGDGLPDTVCLSCKTNLELLISFREACFRTNETSQLRLDDCSKIKTEEVFLEDIIWDDEPSLPTIHRENNEICSKPFRKPSLEAHKKLHTGIQPFKCDTCLKSFIHKDQLVLHLKSHTGEKPYNCEICLKSYSKKFYLRRHNKMHTGIKSYKCEICLKSFTQQSYLRRHNKLHTGIKSYKCDICLKSFIHKIELVLHLRSHTGEKPYKCEICLKSFSIQSNLRRHNKLHTGIKSYKCDICLKSFIQKIELVSHLRSHTGEKPYKCEICLKSYSKKSSLVTHAKQHTGIKPHKILHTRIKKLHKCEICLKSFFRKSRLVIHLRSHTGEKPYKCEICLKSYSKKIYLRRHNKMHTGIKSYKCEICLKSFTQQSYLRRHNKLHTGIKSYKCDICLKSFIHKIELVLHLRSHTGEKPYKCEICLKSFSIQSNLRRHNKLHTGI